A window of Nicotiana tabacum cultivar K326 chromosome 24, ASM71507v2, whole genome shotgun sequence contains these coding sequences:
- the LOC107802210 gene encoding uncharacterized protein LOC107802210 yields the protein MASHMKHSSIILFFACTLFLRGALGEIICENLPTNVCSFSIASSGKRCLLENSENKDGKMEYQCKTSEVVVGNMAEYIETDECVNACGVDRNSVGISSDSLLEPQFTAKLCSPPCYQNCPNVVDLYFNLAAGEGVYLPDLCNKQRSSPHRAMIELLSSGAAIDAPAPIASEDEVVVDAPEISPASF from the exons atggCCTCACACATGAAGCATTCCTCCATAATTCTTTTCTTTGCTTGCACCCTTTTCCTCCGAGGTGCATTAG gGGAAATCATATGTGAAAACTTGCCAACAAATGTTTGTTCATTTTCTATCGCATCTTCTGGGAAGAGGTGTTTATTGGAGAACTCAGAGAATAAAGATGGAAAAATGGAGTATCAATGCAAGACATCAGAGGTTGTAGTTGGAAACATGGCAGAATATATTGAAACAGATGAATGTGTAAATGCATGTGGTGTTGATAGGAACTCTGTGGGGATATCTTCAGATTCTTTGCTTGAGCCTCAATTCACTGCAAAACTTTGTTCCCCTCCTTGTTATCAGAATTGCCCTAACGTTGTTGATCTTTACTTCAATTTGGCTGCAGGAGAAG GAGTATATTTGCCAGATTTATGCAACAAGCAAAGGAGCAGCCCACACCGTGCCATGATTGAGTTATTGAGCAGTGGAGCTGCTATTGATGCCCCTGCCCCTATTGCTTCTGAAGAtgaagttgttgttgatgctCCTGAAATTTCCCCTGCTTCTTTCTAA